From Bradyrhizobium sp. NDS-1, the proteins below share one genomic window:
- the hypD gene encoding hydrogenase formation protein HypD, which translates to MKYADEFRDKEIALGLAKAIRAEADPQKLYRFMEFCGGHTHAISRYGLEDMLPKNVRMIHGPGCPVCVLPAGRIDMAIRLAERPDVILCVYGDLMRVPGSQGTSLLKAKARGADIRMVYSTIDAIRIAEDNPGREVVFFAIGFETTTPPTAVMIRLAEKKQLENFTVFCNHVLTPPAMQNILESPDIRNIGRVEIDGFVGPAHVSTIIGTAPYEFFAEEFGKPVVIAGFEPLDMMQAILMLVRQVNEDRHEVENQYSRAVNRDGNLRAKEEVSDIFELRDQFEWRGLGQVPYSGLKLKRAYAIYDAEVRFDMHELRVDDNPACECGAILRGVKKPVDCKLFGTVCTPETPLGSCMVSFEGACAAHWTYGRFRDHQQRRAS; encoded by the coding sequence ATGAAATATGCCGACGAGTTTCGCGACAAGGAGATCGCGCTCGGGCTTGCGAAAGCGATCCGCGCGGAAGCCGATCCGCAAAAGCTCTATCGCTTCATGGAATTCTGCGGCGGCCATACCCACGCGATCTCGCGTTACGGCCTCGAGGACATGCTGCCGAAGAACGTGCGGATGATCCACGGCCCCGGCTGTCCGGTGTGCGTGCTGCCGGCCGGACGCATCGACATGGCGATCCGGCTCGCCGAGCGGCCGGACGTCATCCTGTGCGTCTATGGCGACCTGATGCGCGTTCCCGGCTCGCAGGGCACATCGCTGTTGAAGGCGAAGGCGCGCGGCGCCGACATCCGCATGGTCTATTCCACCATCGACGCGATCCGGATCGCCGAGGACAATCCCGGACGCGAGGTCGTGTTCTTCGCCATCGGCTTCGAGACCACGACGCCACCGACTGCAGTCATGATCCGGCTGGCGGAGAAGAAGCAGCTCGAAAACTTCACCGTGTTCTGCAACCACGTGCTGACGCCGCCGGCGATGCAGAACATCCTGGAAAGTCCCGACATCCGCAACATCGGCCGGGTCGAGATCGACGGTTTCGTCGGGCCGGCCCATGTCTCGACGATCATCGGCACGGCCCCTTACGAGTTCTTTGCCGAGGAGTTCGGCAAGCCCGTGGTGATCGCGGGCTTCGAGCCGCTCGACATGATGCAGGCGATCCTGATGCTGGTGCGGCAGGTCAACGAGGATAGGCACGAGGTCGAGAACCAGTACAGCCGCGCGGTGAACCGCGACGGCAATCTGCGCGCCAAGGAGGAGGTCTCCGACATCTTCGAGCTGCGCGATCAGTTCGAATGGCGGGGGCTCGGACAGGTTCCCTATAGCGGGCTGAAGCTGAAGCGCGCTTACGCCATATACGACGCCGAGGTGCGCTTCGACATGCACGAGCTGCGCGTCGACGACAATCCCGCCTGCGAATGCGGCGCCATCCTGCGCGGCGTGAAGAAGCCGGTCGACTGCAAGCTGTTCGGCACCGTCTGCACGCCGGAGACGCCTTTGGGCTCCTGCATGGTCTCCTTCGAAGGCGCCTGTGCCGCACACTGGACCTATGGCCGCTTCCGCGACCACCAGCAAAGGCGCGCGTCATGA
- the hypE gene encoding hydrogenase expression/formation protein HypE, producing the protein MKAYQRKLDIRNGCVDLSHGSGGRAMAQLISGLFHEAFGNEWLARGNDQSAFDVGAGRMVMTTDGYVVSPLFFPGGNIGSLAVHGTVNDIAMAGARPLYLSASFIIEEGFRFADLKMIAESMGEAARTADVHIVTGDTKVVERGKADGLFISTAGVGVVPHGLDLSAENARVGDRVLISGTLGDHGVAIMSKRQNLAFETEIVSDSAALNDLVAKMVEAGGRGIRLMRDPTRGGLAATLNEIAQQSDLGFHLREEAIPVKPGVAAACELLGLDPLHVANEGKLVAIVAPENAAPVLAAMRAHPLGRDAADIGEAVADDHHFVQMATSFGGGRIVDWSSGEQLPRIC; encoded by the coding sequence ATGAAGGCCTACCAGCGCAAGCTCGACATCAGGAACGGCTGCGTCGACCTATCCCACGGCTCGGGCGGCCGGGCCATGGCGCAGTTGATCTCGGGTCTGTTCCACGAGGCCTTCGGCAATGAATGGCTGGCGCGCGGAAACGACCAGTCGGCATTCGACGTTGGTGCCGGGCGCATGGTGATGACGACCGACGGCTATGTGGTCTCGCCGCTGTTCTTCCCCGGCGGCAATATCGGCTCGCTTGCAGTGCACGGCACCGTCAACGATATCGCCATGGCCGGTGCACGCCCGCTCTACCTCTCTGCAAGCTTTATCATCGAGGAAGGCTTCCGCTTCGCCGACCTCAAGATGATCGCGGAATCGATGGGCGAGGCTGCGCGCACGGCCGACGTTCACATTGTCACCGGCGACACCAAGGTGGTCGAGCGCGGCAAGGCCGACGGCCTGTTCATCTCGACCGCCGGCGTCGGGGTCGTGCCCCACGGGCTCGATCTCTCGGCGGAGAATGCCCGCGTCGGCGATCGCGTCCTGATCTCGGGCACGCTCGGCGATCACGGCGTGGCGATCATGTCGAAGCGGCAGAATCTCGCCTTCGAGACCGAGATCGTCTCGGATTCGGCGGCGCTGAACGATCTCGTCGCGAAGATGGTCGAAGCCGGCGGCCGCGGCATCCGCCTGATGCGCGATCCCACCCGCGGCGGGCTTGCCGCCACGCTGAACGAGATCGCCCAGCAGTCCGACCTCGGCTTCCATCTTCGCGAGGAGGCGATCCCGGTCAAGCCGGGCGTCGCGGCAGCGTGCGAGCTGCTCGGGCTCGATCCGCTCCATGTCGCCAATGAGGGCAAGCTGGTCGCGATCGTGGCGCCCGAAAATGCTGCTCCAGTGCTGGCCGCGATGCGGGCGCATCCGCTTGGCCGCGACGCCGCCGACATCGGCGAGGCCGTGGCCGACGATCATCATTTCGTGCAGATGGCCACGAGCTTCGGCGGCGGGCGGATCGTCGACTGGTCGTCGGGCGAGCAATTGCCGAGAATCTGTTGA
- a CDS encoding M16 family metallopeptidase, with translation MLASPRSLSAAGTRGATKIQRLVSSCGIVAWFVQDATVPLIAMDYAFGGGATQDPTDKPGVGYMVSGLLGEGSGDLDSQTFHERLDRRAIELNFESTRDHFRGALRTLEDNRDEAFDLLRMALTSPRFDAADVERIRASMLASLRQDSTDPSSLAKRKFLEVAFNDHPYAREARGTIESVPKIEVADLKGYVRRVIAKDTLKIAVVGDVDPEALCKLLDRTFGGLPAMAELAPVPDVVAATPPQRVFIPLDVPQTVVIFGGPGVRRSEPDFMAAYVVNHILGGPGLTSRLFREVREKRGLAYSVHERLVWMDHSAMFVGNSGTRADRADETVEQIENQAHRIAEEGPTLQELDDAKSYLRGSQMLALNTSSKFARTLLQHQLDKLPIDYVKQHNAVVDAVTLEDAKRAAQRLWGQGLLTMIVGRSPMGAARSATVPSAATS, from the coding sequence ATGCTCGCCTCGCCACGTTCACTTTCCGCGGCCGGAACGCGTGGCGCGACCAAGATCCAGCGCCTGGTGTCATCTTGCGGTATAGTAGCCTGGTTCGTGCAGGACGCCACTGTCCCGTTGATTGCGATGGATTACGCATTCGGCGGCGGCGCGACCCAAGACCCCACTGATAAACCCGGCGTCGGCTACATGGTTTCTGGCCTACTCGGTGAAGGCTCCGGTGATCTAGATTCCCAGACCTTTCATGAGCGGCTCGACCGTCGCGCGATTGAGCTAAACTTTGAATCGACCCGCGATCACTTCCGCGGTGCCTTGCGCACGCTCGAAGACAACAGGGACGAGGCCTTCGACCTGCTACGGATGGCACTAACCTCGCCGCGTTTCGACGCGGCCGATGTCGAACGGATTCGTGCCAGCATGCTTGCGAGCCTTCGGCAAGACTCGACCGATCCCTCGTCCCTCGCCAAGCGCAAATTCCTCGAAGTCGCCTTTAACGATCATCCTTATGCTCGGGAGGCCAGAGGCACGATCGAGAGCGTGCCAAAGATCGAGGTCGCGGATCTCAAGGGCTATGTCCGACGCGTGATAGCAAAAGACACGCTCAAGATCGCGGTGGTCGGCGACGTCGATCCAGAGGCCCTGTGCAAATTGCTCGACAGGACTTTTGGCGGCCTGCCGGCCATGGCGGAGTTGGCGCCGGTGCCCGACGTGGTCGCAGCAACGCCGCCGCAGCGCGTCTTCATTCCGCTCGATGTGCCCCAGACCGTTGTGATCTTTGGCGGTCCCGGCGTCCGCCGCAGCGAGCCCGATTTCATGGCGGCCTATGTCGTCAACCACATCCTCGGCGGCCCCGGTCTGACGTCGCGGCTGTTCCGCGAAGTCCGCGAGAAGCGCGGGCTGGCCTATTCGGTCCATGAGCGCTTGGTCTGGATGGATCATTCCGCCATGTTTGTCGGCAATAGCGGCACCCGCGCCGATCGCGCTGACGAGACGGTCGAACAGATCGAGAATCAAGCCCACCGAATCGCGGAGGAAGGACCGACCCTGCAGGAACTCGACGATGCAAAGTCTTACCTGAGAGGCTCACAGATGCTGGCCCTCAACACTTCCTCGAAGTTTGCGCGAACGCTGCTGCAGCATCAGCTTGATAAGCTGCCGATCGACTATGTCAAACAGCATAACGCCGTCGTCGATGCAGTGACGTTGGAGGACGCCAAGAGGGCCGCACAGCGGCTGTGGGGCCAGGGTCTGCTCACCATGATCGTTGGCCGCTCCCCAATGGGCGCCGCCCGGTCGGCCACCGTGCCATCGGCAGCGACTTCTTGA
- a CDS encoding M16 family metallopeptidase: protein MTRTALAVETYDSADGNLRYAPEEGSVLARDTVRSDRPASFTLQNGLQVVVIADHRTPVATQMIWYKVGSADEPPGKSGLAHFLEHLMFKGTSKHPAGEFSQTVQRCGGNQNGFTGTDHTAYFQQVPREQLGKMMEFEADRMTGLILKEENVLSERDVVLEELNRRVANKPDAQLAEQMMAALYLNHPYGRPLIGWRQEIEKFDREDALAFYKRFYAPNSAILIIAGDVDANAIRPMVEKNYGHIPPQPSIPAERLRPQEPTPAAPRTVTLTDPRVEQPALRRYYLVPSAHPAAAGESPVLDVLAQLMGGGANSHLYRALVIDKQIAITAETSYERTSLDPTQFEIYATPKPGVGFGEIECAIDEVIADIAHMCARAEDLERVKTQLIAQATYAQDRQEALAIRYGGGLTTGLSIDEIRGWQDGIRAVTADQVRAAAGKWLDKKRSVTGYLMKESTRNHREKRS from the coding sequence ATGACGCGCACCGCACTGGCTGTCGAAACGTATGATAGCGCGGATGGTAACCTTCGGTACGCTCCTGAAGAAGGGAGCGTGCTTGCCCGGGACACAGTCAGGTCGGATCGACCAGCCAGCTTCACGCTTCAGAACGGCCTGCAGGTCGTGGTGATTGCGGATCATCGGACGCCCGTTGCGACTCAGATGATCTGGTATAAGGTCGGCTCCGCCGACGAGCCACCCGGCAAATCGGGGCTTGCGCATTTCCTCGAACACCTGATGTTCAAGGGCACATCCAAACATCCAGCGGGTGAATTCTCCCAGACCGTGCAGCGCTGCGGCGGCAACCAGAACGGCTTCACCGGGACCGACCATACCGCCTATTTCCAGCAGGTGCCGCGCGAGCAGCTCGGTAAGATGATGGAATTTGAAGCCGACCGCATGACCGGTCTCATCCTCAAAGAGGAGAACGTGCTGTCGGAGCGCGACGTGGTGCTGGAGGAACTCAATAGGCGGGTCGCCAACAAGCCGGACGCGCAGCTCGCCGAGCAGATGATGGCGGCTCTTTACCTCAACCATCCCTACGGCCGCCCTTTGATCGGCTGGCGTCAGGAAATCGAAAAGTTCGATCGCGAGGACGCGCTCGCCTTCTACAAGCGTTTTTACGCGCCGAACAGCGCCATCCTGATCATCGCCGGTGACGTCGACGCAAATGCGATCCGCCCGATGGTGGAAAAGAATTATGGCCACATCCCCCCGCAACCATCAATTCCCGCGGAACGCCTGCGACCGCAGGAGCCGACGCCGGCTGCGCCGCGTACCGTGACGCTGACCGATCCCCGCGTCGAACAGCCAGCCTTGCGCCGTTATTATCTCGTGCCGTCGGCTCACCCCGCGGCCGCCGGCGAGAGTCCAGTGCTTGATGTGCTCGCGCAATTGATGGGTGGCGGCGCCAACTCACATCTTTATCGCGCGCTGGTAATCGACAAGCAGATTGCGATCACGGCGGAGACAAGCTACGAGCGTACCTCGCTCGATCCTACGCAATTCGAGATTTATGCGACCCCGAAACCCGGCGTCGGATTCGGGGAGATTGAGTGCGCCATCGACGAGGTGATAGCCGATATTGCGCACATGTGCGCGCGCGCCGAGGATCTCGAGCGGGTCAAGACGCAGCTGATCGCGCAAGCAACCTACGCTCAGGACAGGCAAGAAGCGCTTGCGATCCGGTATGGTGGTGGGCTCACGACTGGGCTCAGCATCGACGAAATCCGAGGCTGGCAGGACGGCATCCGCGCAGTCACCGCCGACCAAGTGCGCGCGGCCGCTGGGAAATGGCTCGACAAGAAGCGCTCCGTGACTGGCTATCTTATGAAAGAGTCAACGCGGAACCACCGGGAGAAGCGATCATGA
- a CDS encoding peroxiredoxin, whose amino-acid sequence MSGIGSKLPPFEITGVKPGFHLQEENGQSAFETLTETSFPGKWKVIFFYPKDFTFVCPTEIAEFARLSKDFADRDAVVLGGSTDNEFCKLAWRREHKDLHRLSIWQFADTKGALVDGLGVRSRDGIAHRYTFIVDPENTIQHVYATSLNVGRSPKDTLRVLDAIQTNELCPCNREIGGDTLKIA is encoded by the coding sequence ATGTCTGGAATTGGAAGTAAGTTGCCGCCGTTCGAAATCACAGGCGTGAAGCCCGGCTTTCACCTGCAAGAGGAGAACGGGCAGAGCGCCTTTGAGACGCTGACTGAGACGAGCTTTCCCGGCAAATGGAAAGTCATCTTCTTTTACCCGAAGGATTTCACATTCGTCTGCCCAACCGAAATCGCTGAGTTTGCCCGCCTATCCAAGGATTTTGCCGATCGCGATGCAGTCGTGCTTGGTGGCTCGACCGATAACGAGTTCTGCAAGCTCGCCTGGCGGCGTGAGCACAAGGACCTGCACCGTCTATCGATCTGGCAGTTTGCCGACACCAAGGGCGCACTGGTCGATGGCCTTGGAGTGCGCTCGCGTGATGGCATCGCGCATCGCTACACTTTCATCGTCGATCCTGAGAATACGATCCAGCATGTCTATGCGACAAGCCTCAATGTCGGCCGCAGCCCAAAAGACACGCTACGCGTTCTGGATGCGATACAGACTAATGAGCTCTGCCCTTGCAACCGGGAGATCGGCGGCGACACGCTTAAAATTGCCTGA
- the nifH gene encoding nitrogenase iron protein, producing MSSLRQIAFYGKGGIGKSTTSQNTLAALAELGQKILIVGCDPKADSTRLILHAKAQDTILSLAANAGSVEDLEIEDVIKLGYKDIRCVESGGPEPGVGCAGRGVITSINFLEENGAYEDIDYVSYDVLGDVVCGGFAMPIRENKAQEIYIVMSGEMMAMYAANNISKGILKYANSGGVRLGGLICNERQTDKELELADALAKKLGSRLIYFVPRDNVVQHAELRRMTVLEYAPDSKQADHYRNLATKIHNNAGQGAIPTPISMDELEDMLMEHGIIKPVDESLVGKTAAELAAASA from the coding sequence ATGTCTTCGCTGAGACAAATCGCGTTTTATGGCAAGGGTGGCATCGGTAAATCGACGACGTCGCAAAATACGCTGGCGGCCCTTGCAGAGCTGGGCCAAAAGATTCTGATCGTCGGTTGTGATCCCAAAGCAGACTCGACCCGCCTCATCCTGCACGCCAAAGCGCAGGACACCATTCTGAGCCTGGCGGCGAATGCCGGCAGCGTCGAGGACCTCGAAATCGAGGACGTCATCAAGCTCGGCTACAAGGACATTCGATGCGTCGAGTCCGGCGGTCCGGAGCCGGGGGTCGGGTGCGCCGGAAGAGGCGTGATCACTTCCATTAACTTTCTTGAGGAGAATGGCGCCTATGAGGACATCGACTACGTCTCTTACGACGTGCTCGGCGACGTCGTCTGCGGGGGCTTCGCGATGCCTATCCGCGAGAACAAGGCGCAGGAAATCTACATCGTGATGTCCGGCGAGATGATGGCGATGTATGCCGCCAACAACATCTCCAAGGGTATTTTGAAGTATGCGAATTCCGGCGGCGTGCGCCTCGGCGGCCTGATCTGCAACGAGCGGCAGACCGACAAGGAGCTGGAGCTTGCAGATGCTCTTGCCAAGAAGCTCGGCAGCCGGCTGATCTACTTCGTGCCGCGCGACAATGTCGTTCAGCACGCGGAGCTGCGCCGCATGACGGTGCTGGAATACGCACCAGATTCCAAGCAGGCGGATCACTATCGCAATCTCGCGACCAAGATCCACAATAATGCTGGACAAGGCGCTATCCCGACGCCGATCAGCATGGACGAGCTCGAGGATATGCTCATGGAGCACGGCATCATCAAGCCCGTCGACGAGAGCTTGGTCGGCAAGACCGCCGCCGAGCTCGCCGCTGCTTCGGCATAG
- a CDS encoding nitrogen fixation protein NifQ: protein MIGTQRQLAGTVSPPVSAAHVAELRDASKLYGLLTGRHPTEVDISDNYDFDRHVLACVLAASAMDGGQLPERAGLTNQELNALLVQYFPSSPVRRCTWREQSALSAPDETIMVRDLLLAQRSTHSEVGGWLATMIARRAMEPNHLWEDLGLRKRDELSRLLTRHFGPLAARNSKKMRWKRFFYRMLCEDDGLVMCTTPVCTECNDFDLCFGVENGESRMAGRRRDHLRRLDDSV, encoded by the coding sequence ATGATTGGTACACAAAGACAATTGGCCGGTACGGTGTCACCTCCTGTATCGGCAGCTCACGTCGCCGAGCTGCGCGATGCAAGTAAGCTCTACGGCCTTCTGACTGGACGCCATCCAACAGAAGTCGACATCAGCGATAACTACGATTTCGATCGCCATGTGCTCGCCTGCGTTCTCGCCGCATCCGCTATGGATGGCGGCCAACTTCCCGAACGGGCTGGCTTGACTAACCAGGAGCTCAATGCGCTCCTAGTGCAATACTTCCCGTCCAGCCCGGTCAGAAGGTGTACCTGGCGCGAACAGTCCGCGTTATCGGCTCCTGACGAGACAATTATGGTGCGCGACCTCCTGCTTGCGCAACGTTCTACCCATAGCGAGGTCGGCGGCTGGTTGGCGACGATGATCGCGCGGCGCGCCATGGAGCCCAATCACTTGTGGGAAGATCTCGGTCTGCGGAAGCGCGACGAATTGTCCCGCCTCCTGACGCGCCATTTCGGGCCGTTAGCGGCTCGCAACTCCAAGAAGATGCGTTGGAAGCGCTTCTTCTATCGCATGCTATGCGAAGATGACGGTCTGGTGATGTGTACTACGCCGGTCTGCACGGAATGCAATGATTTTGATCTTTGCTTCGGCGTGGAGAACGGGGAGAGCCGGATGGCCGGACGACGGCGGGATCATCTGCGTCGTCTCGATGATTCCGTTTAA
- the nifW gene encoding nitrogenase stabilizing/protective protein NifW, producing MMTDGILSQLKKASAAEEFFALLGVEYDEKIIDVARLHILRRMGQYLAGEALTGASDPDIALRCKATLERAYADFVTSSPIEQRVFKVLKDAAAPQPNKHPALVQLGSLE from the coding sequence ATGATGACGGACGGCATCCTTTCGCAATTGAAGAAGGCCTCGGCGGCAGAGGAGTTTTTTGCACTGCTCGGCGTCGAGTACGACGAGAAAATCATCGACGTGGCGCGGCTTCACATCCTGCGTCGCATGGGTCAGTATCTTGCGGGTGAGGCGTTGACGGGTGCATCCGATCCTGACATCGCCTTGCGTTGTAAGGCTACGCTTGAGCGCGCCTATGCCGACTTCGTCACGTCCTCCCCGATCGAACAGCGCGTGTTCAAGGTCCTCAAGGATGCGGCAGCGCCACAACCGAACAAGCATCCAGCCTTGGTCCAGCTCGGTTCCTTGGAGTGA
- a CDS encoding electron transfer flavoprotein subunit alpha/FixB family protein, with protein MMSTAPKSAAPAAGGGRAATKRELPERFKAYKHVWVFIEQERGVVHPVSWELMGAGRRLADKLNVDLAAVVIGPVGETTEQVVAESFCYGADLAYIVADHLLADYRNESYTKALSELVNTYKPEILLLGATTLGRDLAGSVATTLLTGLTADCTELDVDPDGSLAATRPTFGGSLLCTIYTLNYRPQMATVRPRVMPTPERVTGAVWRVISHPLGLVEEDIVTKVLSFLPDRDSKRSNLAYADVVVAGGLGLGSPENFQLVQQLADVLGAEYGCSRPLVQKGWVTSDRQIGQTGKTIRPKLYIAAGISGAIQHRVGVEGGDLIVAINTDKNAPIFDFAHIGIVTDAIRLLPALTSAFRARLSPHSHDRIAG; from the coding sequence ATGATGAGCACCGCACCCAAAAGCGCAGCGCCGGCCGCGGGTGGTGGTCGCGCAGCGACCAAGAGGGAGCTGCCCGAACGATTTAAGGCGTATAAGCACGTCTGGGTCTTCATCGAGCAGGAACGCGGGGTTGTGCACCCCGTCTCCTGGGAGCTGATGGGTGCCGGCCGCCGGCTCGCCGACAAGCTCAACGTCGACCTCGCCGCGGTTGTCATCGGCCCGGTCGGGGAGACAACGGAGCAGGTAGTCGCCGAATCCTTCTGCTACGGCGCCGACCTCGCCTATATCGTCGCGGACCATCTCTTGGCTGACTATCGCAATGAGTCCTATACCAAGGCCTTGTCAGAGCTGGTCAATACGTACAAGCCGGAAATCCTACTCCTAGGGGCAACTACACTCGGCCGGGATCTCGCCGGCTCAGTGGCCACCACACTGCTCACCGGCCTAACTGCCGACTGCACCGAGCTCGATGTCGATCCCGACGGCTCGCTTGCAGCGACGCGGCCGACGTTTGGCGGTTCACTGTTGTGCACGATCTACACACTCAACTATCGTCCACAGATGGCAACCGTCCGCCCGCGCGTGATGCCGACGCCCGAGCGCGTGACGGGCGCCGTCTGGCGCGTCATCTCGCATCCGCTCGGGCTTGTAGAAGAAGATATCGTCACAAAAGTCCTCTCGTTCCTGCCGGACCGCGATTCTAAAAGGTCCAACCTTGCCTATGCGGACGTGGTCGTCGCTGGAGGGCTCGGTCTGGGATCGCCTGAGAACTTCCAACTGGTACAGCAGCTCGCCGACGTGCTTGGCGCCGAGTATGGCTGTTCGCGGCCGCTAGTCCAGAAGGGCTGGGTCACCTCGGACCGACAAATCGGCCAGACTGGGAAAACCATTAGGCCAAAGCTTTATATCGCGGCCGGTATTTCCGGGGCGATCCAGCATCGCGTCGGAGTGGAGGGTGGCGACCTCATCGTTGCCATCAATACCGACAAGAACGCCCCGATCTTCGACTTCGCCCATATCGGTATCGTCACCGACGCCATTCGACTGTTGCCGGCATTGACCTCTGCATTCCGCGCGCGGCTGTCGCCGCACTCGCACGACCGCATCGCCGGCTAG
- a CDS encoding FAD-binding protein produces MIEEKFDAIVVGAGMGGNAAALTMAERGLKVLQLERGEYSGSKNVQGAILYADMLEKLIPDFREDAPLERHLVEQRFWIMDERSHTGLHYRSDDFNEEKPNRYTVIRAQFDKWFSQKVREAGATVLCETTVTELLQDSHGRVVGVRTDRDGGEIHADVVVLAEGVNGVLGTGAGLRGRLKPDKVALAVKEMHFLSRETIDARFSLKGDEGLVIEAAGTISRGMTGMGFIYSNKECISLGIGCLVADFQRTGETPYGLLEAFKRHPSVAPLIEGSEVKEYSAHLIPEGGYKAIPQLCGEGWVVVGDAAQLNNAIHREGSNLAMTSGRIAAEAICLIRSRNDPMTAKNLSLYKKMLNDSFVIKDLKKYKDMPALLHAHSQNFFLTYPQLFSKAMQDYLRVDGTPKLEKEKLMLNSFIKARSWSGLFSDALRIARAWR; encoded by the coding sequence ATGATCGAGGAAAAATTCGACGCGATCGTCGTCGGTGCTGGCATGGGCGGGAATGCGGCGGCGCTTACCATGGCCGAGCGTGGCCTGAAAGTGCTGCAGCTGGAGCGCGGCGAGTATTCGGGGTCGAAGAACGTGCAAGGGGCCATCCTCTATGCCGATATGCTGGAGAAGCTGATCCCGGATTTCCGCGAGGATGCACCGCTTGAGCGGCATCTGGTCGAGCAGCGCTTCTGGATCATGGACGAGCGTTCGCACACGGGGCTTCACTATCGCTCCGATGATTTCAATGAGGAGAAGCCGAACCGCTACACCGTCATCCGCGCTCAGTTCGATAAATGGTTCTCGCAGAAGGTCCGCGAGGCCGGCGCCACGGTCCTGTGCGAGACCACGGTGACCGAGCTCCTCCAGGATTCACATGGGCGGGTGGTCGGGGTGCGCACAGACCGCGATGGCGGTGAAATCCATGCAGATGTCGTCGTGCTGGCCGAGGGGGTGAACGGAGTGCTCGGGACGGGTGCGGGGTTAAGAGGGCGACTGAAACCGGATAAGGTGGCACTCGCGGTCAAGGAGATGCATTTCCTGTCGCGCGAGACAATCGATGCTCGCTTCAGCCTCAAAGGCGACGAGGGGCTCGTCATCGAAGCTGCCGGAACCATCTCCCGCGGCATGACCGGCATGGGCTTCATCTATTCGAACAAGGAATGTATCTCGCTCGGTATTGGCTGTCTTGTTGCCGACTTCCAGCGTACCGGCGAGACGCCCTACGGCTTGCTCGAGGCTTTCAAGCGTCACCCCTCCGTCGCGCCGCTGATCGAGGGTTCGGAAGTCAAGGAATATTCCGCCCACTTGATCCCCGAAGGTGGGTACAAGGCGATCCCGCAGCTTTGTGGTGAGGGCTGGGTCGTCGTCGGGGACGCCGCCCAGCTCAACAACGCCATCCATCGCGAGGGGTCCAATCTGGCGATGACGTCGGGCCGTATCGCGGCGGAAGCGATCTGTCTTATCAGATCGCGAAATGATCCCATGACGGCGAAAAATCTTTCGCTTTACAAAAAGATGCTGAATGACTCCTTCGTAATCAAGGACCTGAAGAAGTACAAGGATATGCCGGCACTGTTGCATGCCCACTCGCAAAACTTCTTTCTCACATATCCGCAGCTCTTCTCGAAGGCGATGCAGGATTACCTGCGCGTCGACGGTACACCAAAGCTCGAGAAAGAGAAGCTGATGCTGAACTCGTTCATCAAGGCACGATCGTGGAGTGGACTGTTCAGCGATGCCCTTCGCATTGCCCGGGCCTGGCGCTGA
- a CDS encoding ferredoxin family protein, whose product MPSEPSQRVEDKLFYNRYLVDSGRAHIKVRPHTTPSSQLLSMLKACPARCYELNDKGHVEVTVDGCLECGTCRVICEESGDIKWSYPRGGYGVLFKFG is encoded by the coding sequence ATGCCGAGCGAGCCATCCCAACGTGTCGAGGACAAACTATTCTACAACCGTTATCTTGTTGATTCCGGCCGCGCCCATATCAAGGTGCGGCCGCACACCACGCCATCGTCGCAGCTGCTATCGATGCTGAAGGCTTGCCCAGCACGGTGCTACGAACTCAACGATAAAGGTCATGTTGAGGTTACAGTCGACGGGTGTCTCGAGTGCGGCACCTGCCGGGTGATCTGCGAAGAAAGCGGTGATATCAAGTGGAGCTACCCACGGGGCGGTTACGGTGTGCTATTCAAGTTTGGTTGA